cccaaAAGCCATCAAAGTTTTTCTTATACCAGTCTTAACTGTTAGGCCTCCAtagacagaaaaacatttggaaagAGGTGTGTTTAAGCCTACGCGTGTATATGTCCTTACATGGACGAGTCTGTCAGTCAAGACATTCTTGGGAAGAAACAGCAATAGGGCATATGGACactgtctcattctctgtctaattttaatgtaataatatgACCTAACCTCCATAGTGCCACAGGCTCAAGAAACACTCTGTTGGGTGTTTATCCAAATACAGCGTGATGCAATGTACCACAGAGATCAGAGAGTCATTCTCAGAGAGTGAGCTTTATaaaatcaaactctctctcgctctctctctctctctctcttctctctctctcacacacacacaatcacacacacactgtacattttatGTGAGGCTGTGCTGCCCCCTTCTGGAAAGAAAGAATCCTGACAATGTAAAACAGAGCTGTGCAGATTGATGCTTTGTTCCCTGTAGATGTATTAAACTATTGATGTGACAACCTTTGCTAGACAGCACTTAACGGTGCACCACTATAGAACTGCTCAGTTGTGAAACTTGCACAATACGTGCTGGATAGTGGAGAATCAGATTTAACCCCATCCTCATGCACAGTAAAGAGTGGCAGACAGCTATTGgtacaaatattcttttttgtataaaaaaataatctgtctTGCTCTGTTATTGGCTTCCTCTTGGAAGCGTACGACAGCCAAACTTTCTGGCACATTTATCCTCAAAagcatgaaaatgaatattctgCTTGTTCGCTTTTGCTGTTATCAAGAATGAAAATAAACCTGAAGCCCCATGAGGTCAAAATGCATAACCCATGAAAATCCTATTCAGAAAATGATTCATTGACTTCATTCCCGGGACAACATATCTTGACTAATTTTTATTCCGTGTGGACATTATCAGGTTTTCTCATTACTGCCCCAGGGTGCTGAGTGATTAGCGCAAAACCAAGTAAGCCGTGTCACACTCATTGTTATTTCATGGAAGTATTTGCCTAATCGAATATTTAACTAACCTCACAATTTATGAGTGATTGCCTTGTAATCCATGTCAGCAGGACACTCCTTCCTCTCTGAGAGGCATGACACCAAATTTGCTTCTCTCCCTTGGCTTAATTATACAGATGGGATGAATTAGGCCAGTGGTTTTCAAGGCTCTTCCTCAGGGATCCCCTGCTCTGAGCAGTTTTGTTTAAtcttcacactaacacacctgattcaaccgATCAACTCATCAACATCCCTTTGATTAGCTCAATCATCTGTGATAATGTGGATAATCAgtagaatcaggtgtgttagtgctggaGTTAAAGAAAAATGTGCAGGGCAGGGATCCATGAGGAATGGATTGAGAATCACCGAACTAGGCTGACAGTGATCtctttcaaatacaaaaaaaaacctgccagtGTAAGGCCTTCTCTTTGACTATATGACATGATTTCAAGGACACTAATGACATATAAAACCAGCCAAATAAGGAAATCACCAATTTCATCAAACGAATCAACCCCAAAGAACAAAATATTCTTATTGCATCTCATTTTATGCGCTCTATTTCTAAGATTAATGTCTAAAGGACTAAGTGGGAATTTGACAATGCAAATTGCCTGAATAAAGCAATGACAGGATTAGGGCTTCTTTTACATTGTAATGAGTTTTATAGTTTTATCACATTAAGAGGAAAATTAGAATGTGTTGCAGGGGCGGTGCAATGCTATGTCATCCAGAATTTGATGCAGATGTATTTTCAGGTGgacaaatatgaaaaagaattAAGGACAATAGATTTTGacaggttttcattttttccgAGGTGAACACAGATTAATTTAACTAATGCTTTTAatttactctgttttctctctacgAGTCAGTAGTTGAGTGTAAGAACTGAAGCTGTTTCTAACGTCTGAAACCTGATATCTTACATCTCACCAGCATGTAAGAAGAATACATGCCAGAGTAACTAAAATGAAAGATCTTGATGCAATcaaagcctttttaaaaaattatttcatgTTACAGCAGTCGCAGTGGAACCCACACCATATCTGTGCTTTCCCTAATACCATACGgtgaaatattaatgtcaaCATTTTTCAGGTACATTCGTAAATAATCGCCTTGAAATAgtcagtaatatttttttccaaaggCATTTTTAAGTGTGCCCCAGTTTAAAAGCATTATTATTATACCAATTCTGCCCTCCACCCCACCACTCAAAGGGACATCTAATCAATGAGTTTAGTCCTTTGGATTGTCCATCATTAGAGACGGATGTGGGAGCGAGATTAACTGGAGCCTGAAACAAGCTGGCAAGGTTGTAGACACAGGCATATAGGGCCTTTACATCAGCATCAGTGATTTGCACAGCTGCAACAAGTTAACATCACGAGGCGGAGCCAGAGAAtacagaaacgcacacacacacaggtccttGTCCACCGACTTTCTAAAGGAGGAAGAGTTATCTGTTTTCTGTCGATTTCATCTGTGCTGATTTGGCAAGTAAAGAGTTAAGTCCGGTACTACGCACCTCAATCAAAAACTCAGTAACTCTCCCACTCTATGTCCCTTCTCCTGCACGTACACACTTGTTCTTCTGCATTTGTGTTTACAACGGTCAAATCCAGTGCAAGTGGAGTTGCTTTGTTTAGATCATTGGGGTTATACCATTATGGAAAACTGCCATTGTGGTTGATTatggagtttaaaaaaacaaaacaaaacaaacaataaaaacaaacaagaaaaaaaaacacaatagcaTGCTGTAGCATGACAAGGAATTTATTTATCCTCCAGCAATTACTGGTGCCAGTAGGTGGCGATGTACTCCTGTAAGTCAAAAGCCAGAATaccttgtgtgttttcattctcaAGGAGGACCAAGCTGACATCCTCAAGATGAAATAAGTGTTTCTTGTGATAAAGGCATCCTCTAAATATAGTGACGCCACCTGACTGTGCTGTATTATGTCCTATGCTTGTGCTGCTTTGTCTTCGACAGTAACTACATTGCAGTTCAAACTATGAACACAAATCTTTTTCTCAGAGTAAATGTTGGGGTTGATCAAATACACACTAATTTTGTTTGATTGGTATTTTGATCATAAATACATGAACAATCTCACATTATTATAACTCTGAGGACTGGCCAGTTGATGGGAATTCATTTAAGTGAATATGCCGTTGAGTTCAGTATGAATGGGCAGAAAGTGCTTTTTTAAAGTGTATGGAGCTCACGTGTAGCAGAAAACTCTATGTATCCAGAACAAACAAAGCCCTCCTATCTGATTCTTGACTCATACTTTGACCCAGTAAGCTGTGGTGTCTCACGATGTGAATGGATATACCCGCCCAACTAGAAACTCATTGACGCCACCAGAGAACATGTTCCCGCCATTCACAAATTTGTAAGGCTATCAGTCAGAATCTGTTTGAATTCACAACTTTCAGCCATAAAAGCCACGCGTATGATCAcatgaaaatcttttttttttttcttttttctttttttttttaactttttaacttttcaaCGACACCCTGAttctcttttgttattttgtccaGTGGATAATACCTAACTTTGTAATCCTAATCCATATTCCCAGTTAGAGTGCACAGGGCCTGTTAGAACGAGTCATGAAAGCAtgtgaaatattgaaatgtgaaatgtggtCATGAAATAATGTGAAATAGTGCTATTATTTATAAGGCAATATTTATTCTTGTATATTCATTTGCTGTGGAATGTAGTGAAACAAGTAGCAATGGGTGCTTTTCCATCTTTATGACCCACTGCCATAGATAAACATGTTCTGGAATATTCCTTTGggattttcttctttctgcctGATAGAGCTTGTTGAAAAAGAGATGTAGAAAGACAGATTAAAAACAGTTTGTCtgttgatgtatgtgtgtttcagaatggTCCATGATGGAGCATCTAAAAGTCGATCCCTGAAGTAAAATCTCTACTCTGTTTTCAATACTGACCTGGAGATGTTCCAAGAGAAACATTAACCTAACGTTCCAGGCGGTTTTCTGTACATTGAACTGACATTCTGGATGCTTCTGTGAGCACTGGGAGAGATCACACAGTCACTGCCTGGGGCTCCTTAGTacaaagagaaacaagacacacttacacacacacacagacatgcacacacatacatacacacccataggcacacacacacacacacacacacacacagggggatCAGCGAATGCACATAGATAGGAATCTTGTCTAAGTGACTGATCTCATTGAGAGAGGGTGAGTACACTGGCAGAGACTGTGggcatttctgtgttttaaatatgttttacagGAATGCAGGTCAGACAACGTGATACACAACCTTCCAGTCATATGTGCAGGCATACAGATGCCTCTACCATaataacagtaaacacacacacacacacacacacacacacacacacacacataaacatgcacagagaaacaaggagagagagagagagagagagagagagagagagattttaagcTATATATTTCTAATTGTATGAGTAACTTTAAAGCACTTAAAGCATATACATtaagtgtatacacacacacacacacacatttagcatGAGCTTTAATTGCTTAAATTGAGGCTTGACCAAAAAGTTCTTTTTACTTCACATCTCAAgcttaatttaaaaacaaaaggcaaaatgaaaGGGTTGGATTTAATTGTGTTTAGAAAAATTAGTTTGGAATTTATAATAAGCGCTAAACCACTGTACTGATCACAGCCTGAACATTTCCATTTTAGTTCAAGGGTCAGCTcacctttttttctgcctgcTGTACCTCTACTCTATTAacctttctctcatttctacCCTTTTTTCTGTTCGTTTCCTCGTTTCCTTCCTACTATTCATGTTTACTTCCCTGTCCAGTCACCTTCTAATCTGACCTCTTAAATAGATCTAAATAGATCTGGTTTTCACTGAGACCTTGCTGGTGTATCTTAGCAACAGGTTCTCACCAGGGGTGACAGAATGGGCTGTTCACAGTCCTACCCCCCGCccagacacacagtgacacacaccgGCACCCCCAAgctaaaatgtttttacttGCAAAGAGTATGAGGGTCTGGTACACTCGATTGGAGACTTTGAATTGTCTATGATAAAAGTGCACATATTGGTTCTAATATGACACATTCCTGATTCCTCTGTACATTTGAAGACATAAAAATCATACAGTCTTCATCCTATAATTTTCATGTGTGCGTTCACATGCTGAAGAATTGCCCTTTATGCATAATGTATAAGGAATTAGGCAGTTTGCTTCACTCCTGATCATATAAATATTCATatcatatattgttttttttgtacacagGGACTTAGCAACTCATCCACCCAAATTGAATGTGAATTGAATTTttccataaaagaaaaatacaaaatttatGTGAGCACTGTTTATGTGTCACCTGTGGAAGATACAGTATGTATCAACCCTAGTTAATATGTCGAGGATGATTTTCAGACATATTGCCTGTAGCTTAAGGCGACATCCATGAGTGACGTGTGTGTTTGACGACACTAAATGGCAGCTCTTAAAATAACGCGTTCTTTCCTGAAACCTCCAGGAATCGGGAGACAGGATTCAGCACCACAAAGGAAGTGGACAACTCCAGTTACTGTCGTTTCCAAATAATACGAGTAAAATTACTAGAGCTGCCAGAGTAACTTTATAATTTGATGTCGGGGTCAGCATAAATGTTTTAGACAGCATATAACAACAACGTTTTTTAGTACATCTTTTTTCATTAAGAGTCCTTTCCCTGTTGATTCATTGCCCAAGTACAGTAATAAATATGGTTTTGAACGGCTCTCTCGTGAGTTTCGCGGGAGGTATTCAGCTGCTGGCGGGAGAAGACACCACTGTGATTTTGCCCGTTGTTCTGACCACAGTTTCCACGGTCGGAATCTGCGGGAATCTCTTGGTTTTGCTCGTGCTCATCCACAGTTTCAAAACAGGGAGAGGGTCAGAGGCGCACGCACTGCTAGTCAACATGAGCACGACTGACTTGTTGATCCTGGTTCTATGCGCACCATTGCGGGCGGTCACCTATCACAGACGCATATGGACGCTTGGGTACCTTGCATGTAGGACGTCGGAGTGGTTACAGCAGAGTTTCTTTGCTGTCAAAACTTTGACACTGGCGACAACGAGCCATATGCGCCACAACTTTTCTTCGTTTACCAGGAATGACTTTCCTTTCAGGCCGAGACGCGCGCTGGTTACCGTGGTGACCACATGGATAGTTGGACTGGTCCTTCCAATTCCTAACGTTGTGTTCTCAAAGTTGCAGTCCCGTGGAAATCTGACTTTGTGTGTCTATGAATTACATCCTCATTTCTCAGACTTCATGGGTGTTTTCAGCAAGATGCTCCCACTCACCGTTCACGCTGTTCCCTGTATTTTCGCTGTCGTATGTTATATCCGAACCATAATCCTCACCAAACCGAGGGCACACGAGAATCCTGCACGTCAAATGGAAAGCTCGCTGATGCTTTTGAGTGTCACAGCTGCCCATGGACTCATGCTGCTGCCGGAGTGGAGTTCCTGGATGTGGGCGCGACATAACACCGACGAAAGCTGCAAACCACCGGCGGCTTTGCTAATAATCTCGCAGGTTTGTGCTTATCTGTCTAGTGCACTCACTCCCGCTATCGTCTTATCTATGGTTGAGCCGTTCAGAGAAAGCCTGTCCTGCCTGTGGTTGCTCGCAACTTGTCGAGACATTAAGCACAACCCGAAAGCAGAGGGGAATGGGTCCGAGGTTCGAAACATCGTCACCAACGCGCTGGATAACTTAGGGTCTGTGTCTCAGTCCTCTGTGACGGGGGCCTGCATAGACACGTTTGGTCGTACTCTTCCAGACCTTGAGCATTTTTGGACGGAACGCCGAAATACTACAGTTGCGGAAAACCACGATCCGTTTCCATGGGAAAGACTTGAGCAAAGCAGTTCGGAACTTCGACCCTTGTGAAATCAGTTAAGAGCAACACATTGTTACAGACGCTCCTCTGGCGTGTAGCGACGTTCAGACAAGAAACGGTTTATTAAGTAAATTAATTCAATAGGGAGTCACACAACTCATTCTGGAGAATTTGAGAAACAGCTTTATAGGGTATCAGTATATTAGACATGCAGCAATCGAAGACACTGGCCACtctatttattttcagaaaagATCGATAACCCCTTGTCATTTATCTGTGTGCTGTAACCATTAgacttaaatatatttattaattcCTGGTTTGTGGTTATAAACATTTCTATGTAATGTATTAAGCTTCGTATTTCTGTATAACAAAAAATCCACTTTCAAAATGTtgttgactgtctctgtttgttccaAGAAATAAAGTATAATAatttcaacatttattttttttctctttattgcaTAAAGTTAGAAAAATAATGCTAAAATTAGTTGGAGGTATTTATCCTTCAGGAGTTACATAGTCAGTTGATTATACAACaataatgtaatttaatgtgtAGTGAAATgtcgtgtgtgagagagagagggagagatagagggggggggggggtgaaccaCTATAATCCAGAGGAGCTTTGAAACGCAGAACACACACTATATAACATCAAGTCTACCAGACAGGCAGCTTCCTTGGAGCTTTCATTAAGCTTTTGTGCTCTATTCACAGTGAAGGTCAAGACTCTGCAGTGCACTTAGGGGTAATAGGAGAGTCTATTACTAGGGGATTGCTGATAACCTTTCgttgtgttttgaaatggttCCTTATTGAAAGGATCTTAAATGTCCTTTCCAAGGTCCCCTCAATAGGTCATAATGAAAACAACcttgacatttacattttacagatcAAGGTTACAGATAAAAGACAGGATGTATTTGAACTCTAAACCAGCTAGTGTTATTACAGATATTACAGCATCACAGAGTAGTAATTAGCATTAACAGAGCTTGACTCTGCAAACTCATTCAATCAGTGTCAGTAGCAGCAAACCCCTGTAGTTGTGTTCactccttcagctcctccacTGTTGtataaaatgacagtgaaaatcCAAGCACCGCCCTTTTGCTCGCATGAAAGTCTTGGTCTGCTGGCTTAGATGGGTTACTCTCATTGGTCAGATCAGAACACTTTTTGACACAGCAATCATAGGATGCAATCCTGTGCACCAGGAGCACACAAGATGATTTAAACTGAAGAAGTCTTGTTTCAGTGGGAAATTATAAAATGGTCAGTATTAGTTCCCTGACTTTTCATCTAGATCTTTCCTCCTGGGGTAAAAGTTGCCTCTGCACAAAGTTCTCCAGCTCTTAGATGTAGTCATCGAGAGCTAAAATCTTACAACTTTGTCGTCTAACTGCTTGATCAGAAGCTGATTACTGTCTACAAAACTGGTGTGAATGTTTCTCAGCCATTCAGAGGCATCGTGGTTGTTATAAACAAGATGTGTCCCGCTCCCTCCTTGTCTAAACAGCTAAACAATCTTTTTGCCCTCCTTTGGCCATCTCCCAAGGACTCTTTGAAGGTCATACAATTCCAGGACGTGCTGTCATCAGAAAATTTCTCCCAAGCACCTTCACATTCGCCAGGCAAGAGAATCTGAAATGACTGAGTGAATTTACAGCACAGTACTTGCACACATAGTGCTCGAAGAGCTGGAAGTATTACCTAATGCTGTTCCGGACTGGCATATATTCATTCTCTCAATATGTAGTACAGCATTAGGATTATATGATCATGTGGAGCATATGACATATGTCACCATGTGATTATCGAAGCTAACCAACTAAAGTAAAAACAACATTCCTACGTGTAAAAATGATGatattctttctgttttctaagACACTCTTCAATCCAATCAGTCAGTTTCAGTACAAAAGCACATACGTGCCCTGTAGTTTTGATATGACTCAGCATGATGCTTTCTGagaattcatttgtttgttcctgcgttaccaaaaaaaaccaaaaaacaacaacaacaaataatcATGTACACACTTATCATGTGTGCACCTGTTTCCGCTGCTGTATCTGCAGAGAGTGTGGGTTCTGATAAAACTATGTGCAGGAGTAAATGCAAACCTATCTGCAGACTCATATTAGTCACATAATCACGTATGTAACTGCTCACATTACTCACATAATCACGTATGTAGACACGCTAGCAAAATAAACACCAGCTTACAAAAATGTTACACTCTGCATTGGTGCTCTTCAAAATGCCCTGGCAAActgacatacagaaatacacccattcacgcacacacacacacacacacacacacacacccagcataataacactgaaacaacacagatTATATCTGCATACTCACACCGACACATGAGTGCTGGGAAGAGACAGGAAGGAGAAAATTAGTCACCAGTGCTTAAATGGGGAATCATCACATATGAAgttcagtggttctcaactctaatcctggggggccactgtcctgcagttctttgttttaactcttcattatcacagttaactgagctaatcaagggcttgatgttTAACTGATCgatggaatcaggtgtgtcagccCTGaactcaggagagttaaaacaaagatgtacaAGACAGTGGCTCCCAAAGGACCGGAGTTGAGAACCTCTGCTCTAAACCATCAAAACAGATATTAGACTTTGCACCAGAGCTCTTTGGGATGCCCtaacatgcacaaatacacacacacacacacacacactttaagtATCACCTTAAGCAGACATTTATTAGAGATTATTACGCTGTTGAGAAAAGTGTGTGCAGTTTAATTCAGTAAAAAGAAATTCGCTCAATAAAAAGAAACACGTTTTAGCGGTGTGAAAAGAAACTTTTCTGAAACTGAAGAGTCAATTTCAGTCagcaatacaaaaaacaaaatgtcaacaAATGGTTTATGTTTCAGGTTTGACCGTTTTAGCCTAATATTTAGTTCATtctaataacagaaaaaaagcgtTTCTAAGTTGACTTTAATATCATTCAAAGACCAGTGCTTTCACTCCCCACCAGTTTCCCTTTTCTCTAGAATCTTCTGCAGAATGTGTCTGGTGCGCTCCTCCTCTCGAGTATGGTAGAAAGAGGCACAGACTTTTCGTCGGAGGCGACGAGCAAACATCTCACCCATCAGCATGAGGAGAGCAATGaccaagagcacacacacagaggtcaaggTAGAGGAATTTGGCGAGGAGAGTTTGTGAACACACCCCTTTGGCAAAAGTGGAACAGTGTAGGAGTATTGCTTCGTCAGCTTGTGGACGCCCCCAGGTATAATTCCAATGACTGTGGTCGTCATCtgccaatcaaaacacacaaaaacacacagtgaaacatctCGAGGATAAAAATAGCAAAGCCCAGATCTTTAGGATCACTCATTCTTAGTTTCCACAGCAAATATCATTGCGAATCAGTCATTATACAAGAAACATCaacataaatcattttaataagaTGTAGGGCCACAAGACACTACTACGATAACTTTGACGAGAGATTCTATATAACATATAAAACTCCACTGTAAAGATGTGACGCCGCTCTTTAACTACAAATCCCACTATTTCCTGTTATTCTGGAGGAGTCCACGAACAGTAGAACAGAAATGTTTCACCATAGGATGAAGGTGAACACTCAGGATTGTTTTGCATTCCTTGGCATTAATCTCATCCTCTAAGAGTTTAAGGACCCAAAAAAATTAAACCCAACGTATAACAAACTGTTAGAGCCCTTCGTCAAGAGAACAAGGTGAGGGATGActcattttgcctttttttttttaaacataacaaCTATTATTATTTACAATGTTGTAAATTAGTTTGTATTGTTTAGAATGCCTCATtcgaagttttttttttttaactttgcaGTTAAGTCTCCAAATATTAGCATTGTGAAACTCAGCTATCATGGCCAGCTGAATTCATCAATCCCCATTTATAGACACAGTAAGCACACAGTAAGAACACAGTGCTGAAAAAGATAAGAACGTGtaggagaaaagacaaaagaaaaaatgtttcatttgaaacacatttcttttttctttttgacattgTAATTGCAATTGCAAATTTTGTCAGTCTAGAAATGAAGACACTCCTATCAGAGacacagtgggtttttttgtgtgtgggtcaAAATTATTAGAGCATGAAACtagagcactctctctctctctctctctctctctctctctttctctctctctctctctctctctctcccttttggaAAGCtcttaaatatctttaaaacaCCAGGGGCTTAACTTCCTTGTTAATAAAGATGCTTAGCTGGTCAAATGGCAACTGTTGTAGTATGTTTGGAACTACAAGGGCAAATTATTCATAGAGTGCTCTATCACTGCAGGGCTCAAATCCCATTTAAAATCTTTGGCGGACGCTGTTCACTGGCTGAGTTTTAGACAAGAAAAGAAGTTCATTTTTATACTCTACTGAGAGGCGaaatgactgagagactgacaggTGAATGGGGGATTAGAATATTTTGtgctttctgctctgtgttgaaTGGCTTTGAGGTGTTGGTTTTGGAGTTCAGGCTGGGACATACTCACAGTCATCTCTGTATTCAAAAAGCCGTGAATCTCTGGGATGTCAGAAGACCAGGCCAACAGACCCTGCAGCGTGGAGAAAATAAAGTGATCCATGTACATCATCATTGCACACAATGATCCGTAAAACAGCAGGACCAGGGTCCCCCACAGACCGCGCGTTAGTTCCCGCGAGGTCACACGGATGCCTGACGTCTTCACCAGCTTCTTCCTGTAGCTCTCCGGAACCGTAGCGTCGCCACTCCGACGCAAAGCCTCTTGCAAGCGCCTGGACAGGTACACGTTATCGTGCTTCACATCGGTGAGGTAGCCAATCAGATACGAGGCAGAGTTGCCAAtcatcagaaacacaaatattccGGCAATCACCTTCTTGAGCACGTGAGAGACCACACTTATAGACTGGTGTAAGGAGTTGACTTCAGCCTTCATTTTGTTCGACGTTTCAGAGAGTCTCTTCTTCATCCCCTCTATGTTGGCATTATCTTGTATGTCCAGATTGTTACTGGTTTCTACAATAGAAGGTATGCTGTTCAGAAAATCCTTGACGTCATGTAGAGACTGAGACAGTGTTTTGCCGGACTGAAGGGCACTTTCGGTTACGTTTCCGGCGGCACATTTGAACGTGTCGAGGGTGAGGCTGATGTTGCGGCTCATGTTGGGGACGCAGCTGGTGACAGAGATCAgcagagcagtggagagaaggATTTTGCGCCCCTGTTTGGTCCCCAGCGATGGCACAGTCACCGTGACGACGCACCGCAGAGGATGGATCAAAATCAGCAGCAACAACATCAAGCACGCGCATGGGCCTGCCACGATGGCAGATTCAACCAAGCTGTAGTTCAAACTGAACGCCATCCACACAAATGCAAGACCAGAGATTGTACAGGaggtgaaaacacagagggctATGAGGATCAGAACCTCACTGACATTGGACGGATGGGGTTTGGAATACGTCTCCCAAAGGAAGGCCAGCGTGGAGGACAAACGGTGTATACGGGACAGtctacagagaaaacaaataaacaaaagctatAAATGACAgtcatgacagatgacagatgaaCTATGAAAGGAAGTCCCACCAAAGACATTCAAAAGTTATCTGCTTATTCTGTTCAAGCAGAGTGCGTGAGCTAAATTGTGTGAGCTAAATATTGTGCATTTTTAGGTGATTTGTGTTAGAAATGGCATTTCAGCATATACTTTCAGACCATGATGAACTCCTATCATGCAGGCACCAAGTTCAAAACACCGCTGGCATAGCTTTACTATAGCTTTACTGGAGGTATGAATTTGAGTGTTGAAAATATGTAAAGTTGGACACTTACACAGCCTCTCTGGCTCTCTTTGAGTGGTTTGATAGAGTTTCCATGGACCTTTGATTGGTGCAAGCTAAAGTGAGGaattcctgagagagagagacagagagagagagaaagagagaaagacagagagagagagagagagagagagagagagagagagaaagagagagaaagagagagagagagagagaaagagagagagagagagagagagagagaacaagaaagagagagagaaagaaagagaaagagagagagagagagagagagagagaggccaggaCAGAGTAAGAGTGGCCACAAAAACTGTATTCTAAGTGTGTTGGATTTGAAAGAGAAATCCATACTATAGCTTTTTGGATGTAAATCACGGTATCTTTCCATACAGAATCTTAAcctcattttcttttgcttccCCGAAGCACACTATAAAGACGATActacacattttacacatgaTCCCaatg
This sequence is a window from Chanos chanos chromosome 4, fChaCha1.1, whole genome shotgun sequence. Protein-coding genes within it:
- the LOC115810439 gene encoding probable G-protein coupled receptor 151; its protein translation is MVLNGSLVSFAGGIQLLAGEDTTVILPVVLTTVSTVGICGNLLVLLVLIHSFKTGRGSEAHALLVNMSTTDLLILVLCAPLRAVTYHRRIWTLGYLACRTSEWLQQSFFAVKTLTLATTSHMRHNFSSFTRNDFPFRPRRALVTVVTTWIVGLVLPIPNVVFSKLQSRGNLTLCVYELHPHFSDFMGVFSKMLPLTVHAVPCIFAVVCYIRTIILTKPRAHENPARQMESSLMLLSVTAAHGLMLLPEWSSWMWARHNTDESCKPPAALLIISQVCAYLSSALTPAIVLSMVEPFRESLSCLWLLATCRDIKHNPKAEGNGSEVRNIVTNALDNLGSVSQSSVTGACIDTFGRTLPDLEHFWTERRNTTVAENHDPFPWERLEQSSSELRPL
- the LOC115810440 gene encoding osteoclast stimulatory transmembrane protein-like gives rise to the protein MAFSLNYSLVESAIVAGPCACLMLLLLILIHPLRCVVTVTVPSLGTKQGRKILLSTALLISVTSCVPNMSRNISLTLDTFKCAAGNVTESALQSGKTLSQSLHDVKDFLNSIPSIVETSNNLDIQDNANIEGMKKRLSETSNKMKAEVNSLHQSISVVSHVLKKVIAGIFVFLMIGNSASYLIGYLTDVKHDNVYLSRRLQEALRRSGDATVPESYRKKLVKTSGIRVTSRELTRGLWGTLVLLFYGSLCAMMMYMDHFIFSTLQGLLAWSSDIPEIHGFLNTEMTMTTTVIGIIPGGVHKLTKQYSYTVPLLPKGCVHKLSSPNSSTLTSVCVLLVIALLMLMGEMFARRLRRKVCASFYHTREEERTRHILQKILEKRETGGE